One Hordeum vulgare subsp. vulgare chromosome 4H, MorexV3_pseudomolecules_assembly, whole genome shotgun sequence DNA window includes the following coding sequences:
- the LOC123450366 gene encoding protein DETOXIFICATION 23-like, producing MRLGGGIAQAHLGGGHFGRWSEEEAEAWGCRPWADCGAQAGGGPGGTLRRSSRSLVLSLGTEDLAAASGGFRRPVLQEDGGAGGMAREASRWGGRMRAGGAAREACTRGGAGGEQGHRREEIGRRGCTEVRRGEAPAWRPLPGPDPTGGGRSGELAPTGSYSGKGRCDGLETLCGQSYGVRQYHMLGIYVQRSWIILSACAVAMLPVYLFTSRLLVFLGQDQAIYAAVGTIALWYIPIMLSSVWSYTLQMYLQVQSKNAIITCIAFLNLGVHLLSWLATARFHLGLAGVMGSNIIAMCIPAFGQLLFIFFRGCPQTWTGFSSAAFADLGAIFKLSMSSVVMLWYARTTNNSTA from the exons ATGCGCCTAGGAGGGGGAATAGCACAGGCTCACCTTGGGGGAGGCCACTTTGGCCGATGgagcgaggaggaggccgaggcctgGGGCTGCCGACCCTGGGCCGACTGCGGGGCCCAGGCGGGAGGAGGCCCAGGTGGGACGTTGCGCCGCTCGAGTCGGTCCCTCGTCCTCTCGCTCGGGACCGAGGACCTGGCGGCTGCCAGCGGCGGCTTCAGGCGACCGGTGCTGCAAGAGGACGGCGGGGCTGGCGGGATGGCGCGGGAGGCGAGCAGGTGGGGCGGCCGGATGCGAGCGGGCGGGGCGGCGCGCGAGGCCTGCacgcggggcggcgcgggaggcgAGCAAGGGCACCGGCGGGAGGAGATCGGTCGGCGGGGCTGCACGGAGGTGAGGCGGGGCGAGGCTCCGGCGTGGCGGCCCCTTCCCGGACCGGATCCGACCGGCGGAGGGAGATCCGGTGAGCTTGCACCGACGGGCAGCTACTCCGGCAAGGGGAGGTGCG atgGGCTGGAAACGTTGTGCGGCCAGTCGTACGGCGTCAGGCAGTACCACATGCTAGGGATCTACGTGCAGCGCTCATGGATCATCCTCTCCGCCTGCGCCGTCGCCATGCTCCCTGTCTACCTCTTCACCTCCCGGCTCCTCGTCTTCCTCGGCCAGGACCAGGCCATCTACGCGGCCGTAGGAACCATCGCCCTCTGGTACATCCCCATCATGCTCTCCAGTGTCTGGTCCTACACGCTCCAGATGTACCTGCAGGTGCAGAGCAAGAACGCCATCATCACCTGCATTGCCTTCCTCAACCTCGGCGTCCACCTCCTCTCCTGGCTCGCCACGGCTAGGTTCCACCTCGGTCTAGCGGGGGTCATGGGCTCCAATATCATCGCCATGTGCATCCCTGCATTCGGGCAgctcctcttcatcttcttccgtgGGTGCCCTCAGACATGGACAGGGTTCTCATCGGCTGCATTCGCCGATCTAGGTGCCATCTTCAAGCTCTCCATGTCCTCTGTTGTCATGCTTTggtatgcaagaaccactaacaaCTCCACTGCATGA